The following coding sequences lie in one Spinacia oleracea cultivar Varoflay chromosome 1, BTI_SOV_V1, whole genome shotgun sequence genomic window:
- the LOC110799320 gene encoding tobamovirus multiplication protein 1-like, with protein MWYFIVFKLPFSTALSSSKSQISHWRQKCSNLLTKQPSPGKNQLTITFYYRYFALWSDISLSPSCWIAGLCFRCKPQQVLTLVLLDLPGLLFFSTYTLLVLFWAEIDHQARYLPTDKLRLVYILLNAEISFIQVCIWIFLWLYNNEALETVGRIFIAAVSFVAAISFLFYGRRLFVMLRQFPIESKGRSKKLYEVCLLS; from the exons ATGTGGTACTTCATTGTCTTTAAGTTACCT TTTTCTACTGCCCTTAGTTCTAGTAAGAGCCAAATAAGTCATTGGAGACAAAAATGTTCTAACCTGCTAACAAAGCAGCCTTCTCCTGGAAAAAACCAGCTAACAATCACTTTTTATTATCGGTATTTCGCTCTGTGGTCTGATATATCACTGTCACCATCATGCTGGATCGCAG GTTTATGCTTTAGATGCAAACCGCAGCAA GTTCTAACATTGGTGTTACTGGATCTTCCTGGACTTCTGTTTTTCTCCACATATACTCTCCTTGTCCTCTTTTGGGCAGAGATCGATCATCAG GCTAGATATCTACCAACTGATAAGCTGAGGCTTGTTTACATATTGCTAAACGCTGAAATTTCCTTCATACAG GTTTGTATCTGGATTTTTCTCTGGTTGTATAACAATGAAGCATTGGAAACCGTAGGACGTATCTTTATTGCAG CTGTCTCATTTGTTGCTGCGATCAGTTTCTTGTTTTACGGACGAAG ATTGTTTGTAATGCTGAGACAGTTCCCAATTGAATCTAAAGGAAGAAGTAAGAAGTTATACGAGGTTTGTCTTCTTTCCTGA